A DNA window from Streptomyces roseifaciens contains the following coding sequences:
- a CDS encoding NADP-dependent oxidoreductase, producing the protein MKAAVFQEFGGPEVLKVEEVETPRPGTGEIRVRVKAAGVQAYDTAVRSGWNPPGMTISFPQTIGNDFAGVVDELGEGVTEFAVGDEVLGWALLSCSAEYLVVSTEQVVAKPSGMPWEVAGAFSASAQTAHTALQALEIGAGDTLLVHAAAGGVGTIAVQLAQVLGATAIGTASERNHEYLRSLGATPVTYGEGLADRVRELAPGGVTAALDGIGGDALDVSVELVKDKNRIATLVDFGRVEELGVRAVFSQRAKERLAGLTALYAEGKLRVEVSKTFPLEQAADAHREMETGHVRGKIVITVG; encoded by the coding sequence ATGAAGGCGGCAGTTTTCCAGGAGTTCGGCGGCCCCGAGGTGCTCAAGGTCGAGGAGGTCGAGACCCCCCGTCCCGGCACCGGCGAGATCCGCGTGCGCGTCAAGGCCGCCGGTGTGCAGGCGTACGACACGGCCGTCCGCTCCGGCTGGAACCCGCCCGGCATGACCATCTCCTTCCCGCAGACCATCGGCAACGACTTCGCGGGCGTCGTCGACGAGCTCGGCGAGGGCGTCACCGAGTTCGCCGTCGGCGACGAGGTCCTGGGCTGGGCCCTGCTCTCCTGCTCCGCCGAGTACCTGGTCGTCTCCACCGAGCAGGTCGTCGCCAAGCCGTCGGGCATGCCGTGGGAGGTGGCCGGCGCGTTCTCCGCCTCGGCGCAGACCGCCCACACCGCGCTCCAGGCGCTGGAGATCGGCGCGGGCGACACCCTGCTCGTCCACGCGGCCGCCGGCGGCGTCGGCACGATCGCCGTGCAGCTGGCCCAGGTCCTGGGCGCCACGGCCATCGGCACCGCGAGCGAGCGCAACCACGAGTACCTGCGCTCGCTGGGCGCCACCCCCGTCACCTACGGCGAGGGCCTCGCCGACCGCGTCCGCGAGCTCGCCCCCGGCGGCGTCACCGCGGCCCTCGACGGCATCGGCGGCGACGCCCTCGACGTCTCCGTCGAGCTGGTGAAGGACAAGAACCGCATCGCCACCCTCGTCGACTTCGGCCGCGTCGAGGAGCTGGGCGTCCGCGCCGTCTTCAGCCAGCGGGCCAAGGAGCGCCTCGCCGGGCTCACCGCCCTCTACGCCGAGGGCAAGCTGCGCGTGGAGGTCTCCAAGACCTTCCCGCTGGAGCAGGCCGCGGACGCGCACCGCGAGATGGAGACCGGCCACGTGCGCGGAAAGATCGTCATCACCGTCGGCTGA
- a CDS encoding 3-hydroxyacyl-CoA dehydrogenase NAD-binding domain-containing protein — MTEQAVTEQAVTDSPVGTRIRTAAVIGVGTIGLGWAALFASAGLTVRINSRRPDAETHVRNAFELYAASLPGGPADPAELAARLEFEPDVARAVEGADVVQENAPENLALKQDLFARIGAAAPAHALLLSSTSTLLPDDLGAGMADPGRLLVAHPFNPPHIVPLVEIVTGERTDPQAVEETVAFYRGLGKTPVVLRRAVPGFVANRLQSALLRESIHLVREGVVSVAELDEIVTSSIGGRWAAVGPFRAFHLGGGPGGLRHWFEHLGAGLEKSWQGLGNPPVDEETVARILAQAEEAFGGRTYEELAAERDAKQTRVIAAAGTDADAGPAERA, encoded by the coding sequence TCACCCGTAGGGACACGCATACGGACGGCGGCCGTGATCGGCGTGGGCACCATCGGCCTCGGCTGGGCCGCGCTGTTCGCCTCCGCCGGGCTGACCGTCCGGATCAACAGCCGGCGGCCTGACGCCGAGACGCACGTCAGGAATGCGTTCGAGCTGTACGCGGCCTCGCTGCCGGGCGGCCCCGCCGACCCGGCCGAGCTCGCCGCCCGCCTGGAGTTCGAACCCGACGTGGCCCGCGCCGTCGAGGGCGCCGACGTCGTCCAGGAGAACGCCCCCGAGAACCTGGCCCTCAAGCAGGACCTCTTCGCCCGGATCGGCGCCGCCGCCCCCGCCCACGCACTGCTCCTGTCCTCCACCTCCACGCTGCTCCCCGACGACCTGGGAGCGGGGATGGCCGACCCGGGCAGGCTGCTGGTCGCCCACCCCTTCAACCCGCCGCACATCGTGCCGCTGGTCGAGATCGTCACGGGCGAACGGACCGACCCGCAGGCCGTCGAGGAGACCGTGGCCTTCTACCGCGGCCTCGGCAAGACCCCCGTCGTGCTGCGCCGGGCCGTCCCCGGCTTCGTCGCCAACCGGCTGCAGTCCGCGCTGCTGCGCGAGAGCATCCACCTGGTCCGCGAGGGCGTCGTCTCCGTCGCCGAGCTCGACGAGATCGTCACTTCCTCGATCGGCGGCCGCTGGGCGGCGGTCGGCCCGTTCCGCGCCTTCCACCTCGGCGGCGGCCCCGGGGGCCTGCGCCACTGGTTCGAGCACCTCGGCGCCGGCCTGGAGAAGAGCTGGCAGGGGCTCGGCAACCCGCCGGTCGACGAGGAGACCGTCGCCCGGATCCTCGCCCAGGCGGAGGAGGCGTTCGGCGGCCGCACCTACGAGGAGCTCGCGGCCGAGCGCGACGCGAAGCAGACGCGGGTGATCGCGGCTGCGGGCACCGACGCCGACGCCGGTCCGGCGGAACGGGCGTAG